One Solea solea chromosome 5, fSolSol10.1, whole genome shotgun sequence genomic window carries:
- the LOC131459848 gene encoding proline-rich protein 2-like, with product MFREVPLTHISSFVSIRQPASAQGQGPAHHRGGAEPPTDRPPGRHGQIPTTATPTAPQKPTARPLAQGGTGGGPCRATSQGGPQRRKRGRLPRLPTSSDASWPPLPPSPRLPVPTRPGGEQEPGAQERTHDHHPPPQPTGSPKQGGPPCASHHAPPRDGGRTSPPQSAAGAQQHAPPDPRGAAVRRQPSPSPRSNPPNLHGPPHKFTQTPVGQTHSHRGMVDPGPPTHTDHQTSPAPQMHSPQHHRPTREDTVTNPP from the exons atgttcagggaagttcccttgactcacatatcgAGTTTTGTGTCGATCAGACAAC CCGCCAGCGCCCAAGGGCAGGGGCCAGCCCACCACCGGGGGGGAGCAGAGCCCCCCACAGACCGCCCACCGGGGAGGCACGGCCAGATACCCACCACAGCCACCCCCACCGCCCCCCAGAAGCCAACCGCACGCCCCCTAGCCCAGGGAGGGACAGGCGGAGGCCCATGTAGGGCCACCAGCCAAGGGGGCCCCCAGAGACGGAAGAGAGGCAGACTCCCGAGACTCCCCACGTCCAGCGACGCCTCCTGGCCACCGCTGCCGCCCTCACCCAGACTGCCAGTCCCAACACGGCCGGGGGGTGAGCAGGAACCGGGCGCTCAGGAGCGCACCCATGaccaccaccccccaccccagccCACTG GGTCCCCAAAGCAAGGCGGCCCCCCGTGTGCCTCCCACCATGCCCCCCCAAGGGACGGAGGACGCACAAGTCCGCCCCAGAGTGCAGCAGGGGCACAGCAGCATGCACCGCCAGATCCCAGGGGGGCCGCAGTGCGGCGCCAGCCCAGCCCGAGCCCACGGTCCAACCCCCCCAACCTCCACGGGCCCCCCCACAAATTCACCCAGACCCCCGTAGGGCAGACCCACAGCCACCGAGGGATGGTAGACCCAGGGCCACCAACCCACACAGACCACCAGACATCCCCAGCACCCCAGATGCACAGCCCGCAGCACCACAGACCGACCAGGGAAGACACAGTCACCAACCCGCCCTAG
- the LOC131459819 gene encoding uncharacterized protein LOC131459819 isoform X2, with translation MSLVREVRDDVNSRRSSTIKLLDTAFQQNANHDDDINTDSHMSNTSTNGEEELNNSSSEDKLSNENSSTTSDQLDMDNQEEHWSNTSNSEDEDNELNTENPTTSQLDVEISENEEALSHSEEDLTDSASNEGENHADDEDVMEGNSTREKTPEFPVVCRQWFNNTLLVVTVRPLQKIRAFGEILHNNNNNTTYTVCANCSCCYHPVSRYIVTVPTSSGEA, from the exons ATGAGTTTAGTTAGAGAAGTTAGAGATGATGTCAACAGTAGGAGATCCTCCACAATTAAGCTTTTGGATACTGCCTTTCAACAG AATGCCAATCATGATGATGACATCAACACAGATAGTCATATGAGTAACACTTCAACCAATGGAGAAGAAGAACTCAATAATTCCAGCAGTGAAGATAAACTCAGTAATGAGAACTCTTCGACAACCAGCGACCAGTTGGATATGGACAATCAAGAG GAACACTGGAGTAACACTTCCAacagtgaagatgaagataATGAACTCAACACTGAGAACCCTACCACAAGCCAATTGGATGTGGAAATTTCAGAG AATGAGGAAGCCCTGTCACATTCTGAAGAGGACTTGACTGATTCTGCCAGTAATGAAGGTGAAAACCATGCTGACGATGAAGACGTGATGGAGGGGAATAGTACTAGAGAAAAGACACCTGAATTTCCAGTGGTATGTAGACAGTGGTTCAATAACACATTGCTAGTAGTTACTGTACGCCCATTACAGAAAATTAGAGCATTTGGAGAAAttctacataataataataataatactacatatactgtatgtgctaaCTGTAGCTGTTGTTACCATCCAGTCAGCAGATATATTGTTACTGTGCCTACATCATCTGGGGAAGCCTGA
- the LOC131459819 gene encoding putative uncharacterized protein DDB_G0274405 isoform X1: MSLVREVRDDVNSRRSSTIKLLDTAFQQNANHDDDINTDSHMSNTSTNGEEELNNSSSEDKLSNENSSTTSDQLDMDNQENDYKDNQINTEEHWSNTSNSEDEDNELNTENPTTSQLDVEISENEEALSHSEEDLTDSASNEGENHADDEDVMEGNSTREKTPEFPVVCRQWFNNTLLVVTVRPLQKIRAFGEILHNNNNNTTYTVCANCSCCYHPVSRYIVTVPTSSGEA; the protein is encoded by the exons ATGAGTTTAGTTAGAGAAGTTAGAGATGATGTCAACAGTAGGAGATCCTCCACAATTAAGCTTTTGGATACTGCCTTTCAACAG AATGCCAATCATGATGATGACATCAACACAGATAGTCATATGAGTAACACTTCAACCAATGGAGAAGAAGAACTCAATAATTCCAGCAGTGAAGATAAACTCAGTAATGAGAACTCTTCGACAACCAGCGACCAGTTGGATATGGACAATCAAGAG AATGATTATAAAGATAACCAAATCAACACAGAGGAACACTGGAGTAACACTTCCAacagtgaagatgaagataATGAACTCAACACTGAGAACCCTACCACAAGCCAATTGGATGTGGAAATTTCAGAG AATGAGGAAGCCCTGTCACATTCTGAAGAGGACTTGACTGATTCTGCCAGTAATGAAGGTGAAAACCATGCTGACGATGAAGACGTGATGGAGGGGAATAGTACTAGAGAAAAGACACCTGAATTTCCAGTGGTATGTAGACAGTGGTTCAATAACACATTGCTAGTAGTTACTGTACGCCCATTACAGAAAATTAGAGCATTTGGAGAAAttctacataataataataataatactacatatactgtatgtgctaaCTGTAGCTGTTGTTACCATCCAGTCAGCAGATATATTGTTACTGTGCCTACATCATCTGGGGAAGCCTGA